The Streptomyces aurantiacus genome includes a region encoding these proteins:
- a CDS encoding amino acid permease — MTSVQVGKHDDERGGSGAAGSDTSEEGYERGLGSRQVQMIAIGGAIGVGLFLGAGANIAKAGPSLILMYALAGVIIFFIMRALGELLLYRPVSGSFAEYSREFLGPFFGYFTGWTYWLMWVVTGMAELTAAAIYVNYWFPQIPQWVTALVFLLVLFTANLISVKLFGEIEFWFSMVKVTALIGMIVIGLGVLTFGFSAAGDTAAVSNLWAFDGFFPKGIGSSLMTLQGVMFAYLAVELVGVTAGESENPEKTLPKAINTLPWRIALFYVGALTVILCVVKWTEFAPGVSPFVAAFAKIGIPAGAGIVNFVVLTAALSSCNSGMYSTGRMLRTLADNGEAPRIFNKLSATRTPAFGITVSMLFMGIGVVLNYIVPEKAFGYVVSVATAAGIWTWLMILVSHILYRRAVDAGRLPASSFPAPGGSKFSWVAVAFLLFVTGLIAYDADSRVCLYVMAGWAAALGIGWAVLKSRNPEVTERRDPEFEKVG; from the coding sequence ATGACCTCGGTGCAGGTCGGAAAGCACGACGACGAGCGCGGCGGCAGCGGTGCCGCCGGCAGCGACACCTCCGAAGAGGGCTACGAACGCGGGCTCGGCAGCCGTCAGGTCCAGATGATCGCGATCGGCGGCGCCATCGGCGTCGGCCTCTTCCTGGGTGCTGGGGCGAACATCGCCAAGGCCGGCCCCAGCCTCATCCTCATGTACGCCCTCGCGGGCGTCATCATCTTCTTCATCATGCGGGCCCTCGGAGAGCTGCTGCTCTACCGTCCGGTCTCGGGCTCCTTCGCGGAGTACTCCCGCGAGTTCCTCGGCCCGTTCTTCGGCTACTTCACCGGCTGGACGTACTGGCTGATGTGGGTCGTCACCGGCATGGCGGAACTCACCGCCGCCGCGATCTACGTCAACTACTGGTTCCCGCAGATCCCGCAGTGGGTCACGGCCCTGGTCTTCCTGCTCGTGCTGTTCACGGCGAACCTGATCTCCGTCAAGCTCTTCGGCGAGATCGAGTTCTGGTTCTCGATGGTCAAGGTCACCGCCCTCATCGGCATGATCGTGATCGGCCTGGGCGTCCTCACCTTCGGCTTCAGCGCCGCCGGTGACACCGCCGCCGTGTCCAACCTCTGGGCCTTCGACGGCTTCTTCCCCAAGGGCATCGGCTCGTCCCTCATGACCCTGCAGGGCGTCATGTTCGCCTACCTGGCCGTCGAACTCGTCGGCGTCACCGCCGGTGAGTCCGAGAACCCGGAGAAGACGCTCCCCAAGGCGATCAACACCCTGCCCTGGCGCATCGCCCTCTTCTACGTCGGCGCGCTCACCGTCATCCTCTGCGTCGTGAAGTGGACGGAGTTCGCACCGGGCGTCAGCCCCTTCGTCGCTGCCTTCGCGAAGATCGGCATCCCCGCAGGCGCCGGCATCGTCAACTTCGTCGTCCTGACGGCGGCGCTCTCCTCCTGCAACTCCGGCATGTACTCCACCGGTCGCATGCTGCGCACCCTGGCGGACAACGGCGAGGCGCCGAGGATCTTCAACAAGCTGTCCGCCACCAGGACGCCCGCGTTCGGCATCACCGTCTCCATGCTCTTCATGGGCATCGGCGTGGTCCTGAACTACATCGTCCCGGAGAAGGCCTTCGGCTATGTCGTCTCGGTCGCCACGGCGGCAGGCATCTGGACCTGGCTCATGATCCTCGTCAGCCACATCCTGTACCGCCGCGCCGTCGACGCCGGCCGCCTGCCCGCCTCGTCCTTCCCGGCGCCCGGCGGCTCGAAGTTCAGCTGGGTCGCGGTCGCGTTCCTCCTCTTCGTCACCGGCCTCATCGCCTACGACGCCGACTCCCGCGTCTGCCTGTACGTGATGGCGGGCTGGGCCGCCGCACTGGGCATCGGCTGGGCCGTACTGAAGTCACGGAACCCCGAGGTCACCGAACGCCGCGACCCGGAGTTCGAGAAGGTCGGCTGA
- a CDS encoding M67 family metallopeptidase, translating into MLTITQTLVDQIVAHARRDHPDEACGVIAGPEGTGRPERFVPMLNAAMSPTFYEFDSGDLFKLYREMDDRDEEPVVVYHSHTSTEAYPSRTDISLASEPNAHYVLVSTADTDGLGDFQFRSYRIVDGEVTEEEVAVVEAY; encoded by the coding sequence ATGCTGACCATCACCCAGACCCTCGTCGACCAGATCGTCGCGCACGCGCGCCGGGACCACCCCGACGAGGCGTGCGGCGTGATCGCGGGCCCGGAGGGCACCGGCCGCCCCGAGCGCTTCGTCCCCATGCTGAACGCGGCGATGTCGCCCACGTTCTACGAGTTCGACTCGGGCGACCTGTTCAAGCTCTACCGCGAGATGGACGACCGCGACGAGGAGCCGGTGGTCGTCTACCACTCCCACACGTCGACCGAGGCCTACCCGTCCCGCACGGACATCTCCCTGGCGTCCGAGCCGAACGCGCACTACGTCCTCGTCTCGACCGCGGACACCGACGGGCTCGGCGACTTCCAGTTCCGCTCGTACCGCATCGTCGACGGCGAGGTCACGGAGGAGGAGGTCGCGGTGGTGGAGGCCTACTGA
- a CDS encoding putative leader peptide, which produces MVSHDVSDKTPGMLLVARLHVDLCRLQSAICTR; this is translated from the coding sequence ATGGTTTCCCACGACGTGAGCGACAAGACGCCGGGCATGCTGCTCGTGGCGCGGCTGCACGTCGACCTGTGCAGGCTGCAGAGCGCCATCTGTACGCGCTGA
- a CDS encoding MoaD/ThiS family protein, producing the protein MAIEVRIPTILRTYTDGQKAVEGGGETLAALLDDLESRHTGIQARIVDGGELRRFVNVYLNDEDVRFLDGINTKLTDGDSVTILPAVAGGMV; encoded by the coding sequence ATGGCCATCGAGGTCCGCATCCCCACCATCCTCCGCACCTACACCGACGGCCAGAAGGCCGTCGAGGGCGGCGGGGAGACCCTCGCCGCGCTCCTCGACGACCTCGAGAGCCGCCACACGGGCATCCAGGCCCGCATCGTGGACGGAGGCGAACTGCGCCGCTTCGTGAACGTGTACCTGAACGACGAGGACGTCCGCTTCCTCGACGGCATCAACACCAAGCTCACCGACGGCGACAGCGTCACCATCCTGCCGGCCGTGGCCGGCGGCATGGTCTGA
- a CDS encoding PLP-dependent cysteine synthase family protein, with amino-acid sequence MRYDSPLAAVGNTPLVRLPRLSPSADVRIWAKLEDRNPTGSVKDRPALHMIEQAEKDGRLTPGCTILEPTSGNTGISLAMAAKLKGYRMVCVMPENTSQERRELLAMWGAEIIPSPAAGGSNTAVRVAKELAAEHPDWVMLYQYGNPDNAGAHYATTGPEILTDLPSVTHFVAGLGTTGTLMGVGRYLREQKPDVKIVAAEPRYDDLVYGLRNLDEGFVPELYDASVLTTRFSVGSADAVTRTRELLQQEGIFAGVSTGAALHAAIGVGRKAVQAGESADIVFVVADGGWKYLSTGVYTAATTEEAIATLQGQLWA; translated from the coding sequence ATGCGCTACGACTCCCCGCTGGCCGCGGTGGGCAACACCCCTCTGGTGCGCCTGCCGCGGCTCTCGCCGTCCGCCGACGTCCGCATCTGGGCGAAGCTCGAGGACCGCAACCCGACCGGCTCGGTCAAGGACCGCCCCGCGCTCCACATGATCGAACAGGCCGAGAAGGACGGCAGGCTCACACCCGGCTGCACGATCCTCGAACCGACGTCCGGCAACACCGGCATCTCGCTCGCCATGGCCGCCAAGCTCAAGGGCTACCGCATGGTGTGCGTCATGCCCGAGAACACCTCGCAGGAGCGGCGTGAACTGCTCGCCATGTGGGGCGCCGAGATCATCCCCTCACCGGCGGCGGGCGGTTCCAACACGGCGGTACGCGTGGCGAAGGAGCTCGCCGCCGAACACCCCGACTGGGTGATGCTCTACCAGTACGGCAACCCCGACAACGCGGGCGCGCACTACGCCACGACAGGCCCGGAGATCCTGACCGACCTGCCCTCCGTCACCCACTTCGTCGCGGGACTCGGCACCACCGGAACGCTGATGGGCGTGGGCCGGTACCTCCGCGAGCAGAAGCCGGACGTGAAGATCGTCGCCGCGGAGCCGCGCTACGACGACCTCGTCTACGGCCTCCGGAACCTCGACGAGGGCTTCGTCCCCGAGCTCTACGACGCGTCGGTGCTGACCACGCGCTTCTCGGTCGGCTCGGCCGACGCCGTCACCCGTACGCGGGAGCTCCTCCAGCAGGAGGGGATCTTCGCCGGGGTGTCCACCGGGGCCGCACTGCACGCGGCGATAGGCGTCGGGCGCAAGGCCGTCCAGGCAGGAGAGTCCGCCGACATCGTCTTCGTCGTGGCCGACGGCGGCTGGAAGTACCTCAGCACGGGCGTCTACACCGCCGCCACCACGGAAGAGGCCATCGCGACACTGCAGGGCCAGCTCTGGGCGTAG
- a CDS encoding type II toxin-antitoxin system PemK/MazF family toxin: MNTWWWLALAAVVLLAGVAALVDGWGRGRPPGRRGRSSARPPGRADGVGRSPRPQPAEIWWANVPFEDGPGAKDRPCLVLSVRGRRAVVAKITTKYHDGRGGVIALPAGAVGDARGRASFLETDELRRLPVREFRRRVGVVDPGVWDRVRHLTK; this comes from the coding sequence ATGAACACGTGGTGGTGGCTCGCGTTGGCGGCCGTGGTGCTGCTCGCGGGCGTGGCGGCCCTGGTCGACGGGTGGGGGCGCGGGCGGCCCCCCGGCAGGCGGGGGCGGTCGTCGGCGCGGCCGCCGGGAAGGGCCGACGGCGTCGGCCGCTCGCCCCGGCCGCAGCCGGCGGAGATCTGGTGGGCGAATGTGCCGTTCGAGGACGGGCCGGGTGCGAAGGACCGGCCCTGCCTCGTCCTGTCGGTCCGGGGGCGCAGGGCCGTGGTCGCCAAGATCACCACGAAGTACCACGACGGGCGGGGCGGGGTCATCGCGCTTCCCGCTGGGGCCGTGGGTGACGCCCGGGGGCGGGCGAGCTTCCTGGAGACCGATGAGCTGCGGAGGTTGCCGGTGCGGGAGTTCCGGCGGCGGGTGGGGGTGGTGGACCCCGGGGTCTGGGACCGGGTGCGGCACCTGACGAAGTAG
- a CDS encoding MBL fold metallo-hydrolase, whose product MKLTVVGCSGSFPSAESACSSYLIEADGFRLLLDMGNGALGELQRHCGLYDLDAIFLSHLHADHCIDMCAYFVARYYRHDGGRCDPIPVYGPEGTEQRLTTAYADTPSASSMSEVFDFHTVKPGSFEIGPFSVHTEKVSHPVEAYGIRVEHGGRSLTYSGDTGVCDTLDELARDTDLFLCEAAFTHGKESIPDLHLNGREAGETATRAGARRLVLTHIPPWTDPQANLVDAREVFGGPVELATPRATYEI is encoded by the coding sequence ATGAAGCTCACCGTCGTCGGCTGCTCGGGGTCGTTCCCGTCCGCGGAATCGGCCTGTTCGAGCTACCTCATCGAGGCCGACGGCTTCCGGCTGCTTCTCGACATGGGCAACGGTGCCCTTGGCGAGCTGCAGCGCCACTGCGGTCTCTACGACCTTGACGCGATCTTCCTCAGCCATCTGCACGCCGACCACTGCATCGACATGTGCGCGTACTTCGTCGCGCGCTACTACCGCCACGACGGCGGTCGCTGCGATCCGATTCCGGTGTACGGACCCGAGGGCACCGAGCAGCGACTGACCACCGCGTACGCGGACACCCCCTCCGCCTCCTCCATGAGCGAGGTCTTCGACTTCCACACCGTCAAGCCGGGCTCCTTCGAGATCGGCCCCTTCTCGGTGCACACCGAGAAGGTCAGCCATCCCGTGGAGGCGTACGGCATCCGCGTGGAGCACGGCGGGCGGTCGCTCACGTACTCCGGGGACACGGGCGTGTGCGACACGCTCGACGAACTGGCCCGGGACACGGATCTGTTCCTCTGCGAGGCCGCGTTCACACACGGCAAGGAGAGCATCCCGGACCTCCACCTCAACGGCCGCGAGGCCGGCGAGACCGCGACCCGCGCCGGGGCCCGCCGCCTCGTACTCACCCACATCCCGCCGTGGACGGACCCCCAGGCCAACCTGGTGGACGCCCGCGAGGTGTTCGGGGGACCGGTGGAACTGGCGACGCCGCGGGCTACGTACGAGATCTGA
- a CDS encoding PTS transporter subunit EIIC, with protein MTTATAPAAPTKKWGSGLLQGLQKVGRSLQLPIAVLPAAGILLRLGQPDVFGADGLGWDKVASVFATAGDAVFANLPLLFCVGIAIGFAKKSDGSTALAALVGFLVYKNVLTAFPITEAKVQKGADVAATYNDPKVLGGIVMGLIAAVTWQRFHRTKLPDWLGFFNGRRLVPILMAFIGTAVGVFFGLVWEPVGDVITNFGEWMTGLGAVGAGIFGAINRALLPVGMHQFVNTVAWQEIGSFKDSAGTVWHGDLPRFFHGDPTAGQFMTGFFPIMMFALPAAALAITHCARPERRKAVGGMMVSLALTSFVTGITEPIEFAFMFIAPVLYVIHAVLTALSMAITWALGVHHGFSFSAGAIDYFLNWNLATKPWMIIPIGLVFAAIYYVTFRFAIIKFNLATPGREPDEEVEDLTKA; from the coding sequence ATGACCACCGCCACAGCTCCGGCGGCCCCCACGAAGAAGTGGGGCTCCGGCCTGCTCCAGGGCCTGCAGAAGGTCGGCCGCAGTCTGCAGCTCCCCATCGCCGTGCTGCCGGCCGCCGGCATCCTGCTCCGTCTCGGCCAGCCCGACGTGTTCGGCGCCGACGGGCTCGGCTGGGACAAGGTCGCATCCGTGTTCGCCACGGCCGGTGACGCGGTCTTCGCCAACCTCCCGCTGCTGTTCTGCGTCGGCATCGCCATCGGCTTCGCCAAGAAGTCCGACGGCTCCACCGCCCTCGCGGCGCTCGTCGGATTCCTCGTCTACAAGAACGTGCTCACCGCGTTCCCGATCACCGAGGCCAAGGTCCAGAAGGGCGCGGACGTCGCCGCGACCTACAACGACCCCAAGGTCCTCGGCGGCATCGTGATGGGTCTGATAGCCGCCGTCACCTGGCAGCGGTTCCACCGCACCAAGCTGCCCGACTGGCTCGGCTTCTTCAACGGCCGCCGTCTCGTCCCGATCCTGATGGCCTTCATCGGCACCGCGGTCGGCGTCTTCTTCGGCCTGGTCTGGGAGCCCGTCGGCGACGTCATCACCAACTTCGGCGAGTGGATGACCGGCCTCGGAGCGGTCGGCGCGGGCATCTTCGGCGCGATCAACCGCGCGCTGCTTCCCGTCGGCATGCACCAGTTCGTGAACACCGTCGCCTGGCAGGAGATCGGTTCCTTCAAGGACTCCGCGGGCACCGTCTGGCACGGTGACCTGCCCCGCTTCTTCCACGGTGACCCGACCGCCGGCCAGTTCATGACGGGCTTCTTCCCCATCATGATGTTCGCGCTGCCGGCCGCCGCCCTCGCGATCACGCACTGCGCCCGCCCCGAGCGGCGCAAGGCCGTGGGCGGCATGATGGTCTCCCTCGCGCTGACGTCGTTCGTCACCGGCATCACCGAGCCGATCGAGTTCGCGTTCATGTTCATCGCGCCGGTGCTGTACGTGATCCACGCGGTGCTGACCGCCCTCTCGATGGCCATCACCTGGGCGCTGGGCGTGCACCACGGCTTCAGCTTCTCCGCCGGTGCCATCGACTACTTCCTGAACTGGAACCTCGCCACCAAGCCATGGATGATCATCCCGATCGGCCTGGTCTTCGCGGCGATCTACTACGTGACCTTCCGCTTCGCGATCATCAAGTTCAACCTCGCCACCCCGGGCCGTGAGCCCGACGAGGAGGTCGAGGACCTCACCAAGGCGTGA
- a CDS encoding PTS transporter subunit EIIC has translation MSADSAAAPTRSRWGDLFQGLQKMGRSLQLPIAVLPAAGILNRLGQPDVFGADGLGWTNVSKVMAGAGSALLDGSLGLPLLFCVGVAIGMAKKADGSTALAAVAGFLVYYNVLRQFPEDCADQAKVVAAGCQADDGSVVVFTYQNPGVFGGILMGLMAAYFWQRYHRTRLVDWLGFFNGRRLVPIIMAFVAIAFAALCLWVWPPIGRGLEDFSDWLVSLGAWGSGVFGVANRALLVIGLHQFLNVPMWFQFGSYTKPDGTVVHGDINMFLAGDPDAGQFTSGFFPIMMFALPAACLAMAHCAKPHRRKEIGGLMLSIALTSFVTGITEPIEYSFVFIAPLLYAVHAVLTGVSMAVTWGLGVHDGFSFSAGLIDYVINWNLATRPWAIIPIGLCFAAVYYVVFRFAITKFDLPTPGREPDDEVEDVTKA, from the coding sequence ATGAGTGCCGACAGTGCGGCCGCGCCCACGCGCTCCCGTTGGGGCGACCTTTTCCAGGGTCTGCAGAAGATGGGGCGCAGCCTTCAGCTGCCCATCGCCGTGCTGCCGGCGGCGGGCATCCTGAATCGTCTGGGGCAGCCGGACGTGTTCGGCGCCGACGGTCTGGGCTGGACGAACGTCTCGAAGGTGATGGCGGGGGCGGGCAGTGCACTGCTGGACGGTTCGCTGGGGCTTCCGCTGCTCTTCTGTGTCGGTGTGGCCATCGGGATGGCGAAGAAGGCCGACGGTTCGACGGCGCTGGCGGCGGTGGCGGGGTTCCTCGTCTACTACAACGTGTTGCGGCAGTTCCCCGAGGACTGTGCGGACCAGGCGAAGGTGGTGGCGGCCGGCTGTCAGGCGGACGACGGCTCGGTGGTGGTCTTCACCTACCAGAATCCGGGTGTCTTCGGCGGCATCCTGATGGGCTTGATGGCCGCCTACTTCTGGCAGCGCTACCACCGCACGAGGCTCGTGGACTGGCTCGGCTTCTTCAACGGCCGCCGGCTGGTGCCGATCATCATGGCGTTCGTGGCGATCGCGTTCGCCGCGCTGTGTCTGTGGGTGTGGCCGCCGATCGGCCGGGGCCTGGAGGATTTCAGTGACTGGCTGGTCAGTCTGGGGGCGTGGGGATCGGGGGTCTTCGGTGTCGCGAACCGTGCGCTGCTGGTGATCGGGCTGCATCAGTTCCTGAATGTGCCCATGTGGTTCCAGTTCGGCAGTTACACGAAGCCTGACGGCACGGTCGTGCACGGTGACATCAACATGTTCCTGGCGGGCGATCCGGATGCGGGGCAGTTCACGTCCGGCTTCTTCCCCATCATGATGTTCGCGCTGCCGGCGGCGTGCCTGGCGATGGCGCACTGCGCGAAGCCGCATCGCCGCAAGGAGATCGGCGGTCTGATGCTGTCGATCGCGTTGACGTCGTTCGTCACGGGCATCACGGAGCCGATCGAGTACTCGTTCGTGTTCATCGCGCCGTTGCTGTACGCGGTGCATGCGGTGCTCACCGGTGTGTCCATGGCGGTGACGTGGGGTCTGGGTGTGCATGACGGTTTCAGCTTCTCGGCGGGGCTGATCGACTACGTCATCAACTGGAATCTGGCGACGAGGCCTTGGGCGATCATTCCGATCGGCCTGTGTTTCGCGGCGGTCTACTACGTCGTGTTCCGTTTCGCGATCACGAAGTTCGACCTGCCGACGCCGGGACGGGAGCCGGACGACGAGGTCGAGGACGTGACGAAGGCGTAG
- a CDS encoding glucose PTS transporter subunit EIIB, whose protein sequence is MASKAEKIVAGLGGIDNIEEVEGCITRLRTEVIDPSKVDEAALKAAGAHGVVKMGTAIQVVIGTDADPVAADIEDMM, encoded by the coding sequence ATGGCCAGCAAGGCTGAGAAGATCGTCGCCGGGCTCGGCGGCATCGACAACATCGAAGAAGTCGAGGGCTGCATCACCCGACTGCGCACCGAGGTCATCGACCCCAGCAAGGTCGACGAAGCAGCCCTGAAAGCCGCAGGCGCCCACGGCGTCGTCAAGATGGGCACAGCGATCCAGGTCGTCATCGGCACCGACGCCGACCCCGTCGCCGCGGACATCGAAGACATGATGTGA
- the rph gene encoding ribonuclease PH, whose amino-acid sequence MSRIDGRAPEQLRPTTIERGWSKHAEGSVLVSFGDTKVFCTASVTEGVPRWRKGSGEGWVTAEYSMLPRATNTRGDRESVRGKIGGRTHEISRLIGRSLRAVIDYKALGENTIVLDCDVLQADGGTRTAAITGAYVALADAISWAQGRKLIKAGRQPLTGTVSAVSVGIVGGIPLLDLCYEEDVRADTDMNVVCTGDGRFVEIQGTAEAEPFARDELNSLLDLAVSGCTELAVAQRTALDTVLER is encoded by the coding sequence ATGTCTCGCATCGACGGCCGCGCGCCCGAACAGCTCCGCCCCACCACCATCGAACGCGGCTGGAGCAAGCACGCCGAAGGCTCCGTCCTCGTCTCCTTCGGCGACACGAAGGTCTTCTGCACCGCCTCGGTCACCGAAGGCGTCCCGCGCTGGCGCAAGGGCAGCGGCGAAGGCTGGGTCACCGCCGAATACTCCATGCTTCCCCGCGCCACCAACACCCGCGGCGACCGCGAGTCCGTCCGCGGCAAGATCGGCGGCCGCACCCACGAGATCAGCCGCCTCATCGGCCGCTCCCTGCGCGCGGTCATCGACTACAAAGCACTCGGCGAGAACACCATCGTCCTCGACTGCGACGTCCTCCAGGCCGACGGAGGCACCCGCACCGCCGCCATCACCGGCGCCTACGTCGCACTCGCCGACGCCATCTCCTGGGCCCAGGGCCGCAAACTCATCAAGGCCGGACGGCAGCCCCTGACCGGAACGGTCAGCGCCGTCTCCGTCGGCATCGTCGGCGGCATCCCCCTCCTCGACCTCTGCTACGAAGAGGACGTGCGCGCCGACACCGACATGAACGTCGTCTGCACCGGCGACGGCCGCTTCGTCGAGATCCAGGGCACCGCCGAGGCCGAGCCCTTCGCCCGCGACGAACTCAACTCCCTCCTCGACCTTGCCGTATCGGGCTGCACAGAACTCGCTGTCGCCCAGCGCACGGCACTTGATACGGTCCTCGAAAGGTAA
- the rdgB gene encoding RdgB/HAM1 family non-canonical purine NTP pyrophosphatase has protein sequence MTRLILATRNAGKITELRAILAAAGLPHDLAGADAYPDIPDVKETGVTFAENALLKAHALARATGLPAVADDSGLCVDVLGGAPGIFSARWSGTHGDDRANLELLLAQLGDIADEHRGAHFACAAALALPDGTERVVEGRLRGTLRHEPTGSHGFGYDPILQPDGDTRTCAELTPEEKNAISHRGKAFRGLVPVVRELLG, from the coding sequence ATGACCCGCCTGATCCTCGCCACCCGCAACGCCGGAAAAATCACCGAGCTGAGGGCGATCCTCGCCGCCGCAGGCCTCCCACACGACCTCGCCGGCGCGGACGCCTACCCGGACATCCCCGACGTCAAGGAAACCGGCGTCACCTTCGCCGAGAACGCCCTCCTCAAAGCACACGCCCTCGCCCGGGCCACCGGCCTCCCCGCGGTCGCCGACGACTCCGGCCTGTGCGTGGACGTCCTCGGCGGCGCCCCCGGCATCTTCTCCGCCCGCTGGTCCGGCACCCACGGCGACGACCGGGCCAACCTCGAACTCCTCCTCGCCCAACTCGGCGACATCGCGGACGAACACCGCGGCGCCCACTTCGCCTGCGCCGCAGCCCTCGCCCTGCCCGACGGCACCGAGCGCGTCGTCGAGGGCCGCCTGCGAGGAACGCTCCGCCACGAACCCACCGGCTCCCACGGCTTCGGCTACGACCCGATCCTGCAGCCCGACGGCGACACCCGCACCTGCGCGGAACTGACCCCCGAAGAGAAGAACGCCATCAGCCACCGCGGCAAGGCGTTCCGAGGACTCGTACCGGTGGTGAGGGAACTGCTGGGCTGA
- a CDS encoding helix-turn-helix domain-containing protein, translating into MSDAGASRPEPEPEPDGGPGPESDGESGPESGAERRTVADPAALKALAHPLRLKILRHLAVSGPATSTTLAAALGENTGTLSYHLRRLERGGFIEDVPERPNSRERWWRGVRGLDVRRPAQDEMTDGERAVAGALDRMRLDEDVELARRFAEGQAESEGWMRGSRSLSHLTKDEVTAFHDAYLDLLARFARGPEGAPPDAKPVLLRWFALPVE; encoded by the coding sequence ATGAGTGATGCAGGCGCGTCTCGGCCCGAACCCGAGCCCGAACCGGACGGTGGTCCCGGCCCCGAGTCGGACGGTGAGTCCGGCCCCGAGTCGGGCGCGGAGCGGCGCACGGTCGCTGACCCGGCGGCCCTCAAAGCCCTCGCCCACCCGCTGCGGCTGAAGATCCTCCGCCACCTCGCCGTCTCCGGCCCGGCGACCTCCACGACCCTCGCCGCCGCCCTCGGGGAGAACACCGGCACCCTCAGCTATCACCTGCGCCGCCTGGAGCGTGGCGGCTTCATCGAGGACGTGCCGGAACGGCCCAACAGTCGTGAGCGCTGGTGGCGGGGGGTGCGCGGACTCGACGTACGCAGGCCGGCGCAGGACGAGATGACCGACGGCGAGCGGGCGGTCGCGGGAGCCCTGGACCGGATGCGGCTCGACGAGGACGTCGAGCTGGCCCGGCGGTTCGCGGAGGGGCAGGCCGAGTCGGAGGGCTGGATGCGCGGCTCCCGCAGCCTCAGTCACCTCACCAAGGACGAGGTGACCGCCTTCCATGACGCCTACCTGGACCTTCTGGCCCGCTTCGCCCGAGGCCCGGAGGGTGCTCCGCCCGACGCGAAGCCGGTGCTGCTGCGGTGGTTCGCGTTGCCGGTCGAGTAG
- the bcp gene encoding thioredoxin-dependent thiol peroxidase has translation MSERLQPGDPAPAFTLPDADGNEVSLADRKGRKVIVYFYPAALTPGCTKQACDFTDNLDLLAGAGYDVIGISPDKPEKLAKFREKENLGITLLADPDKTVTESYAAYGEKKNYGKTYMGVIRSTIVVDEEGKVERALYNVRATGHVAKIIKDLGI, from the coding sequence ATGAGCGAGCGACTCCAGCCCGGCGACCCCGCCCCCGCCTTCACCCTGCCCGACGCCGACGGCAACGAGGTGTCCCTGGCCGACCGCAAGGGCCGCAAGGTCATCGTCTACTTCTACCCCGCCGCGCTCACTCCAGGCTGCACCAAGCAGGCCTGCGACTTCACCGACAACCTGGACCTCCTCGCGGGCGCCGGCTACGACGTCATCGGCATCTCCCCCGACAAGCCCGAGAAGCTCGCCAAGTTCCGCGAGAAGGAGAACCTCGGGATCACCCTCCTCGCCGACCCCGACAAGACGGTCACCGAGTCCTACGCCGCCTACGGCGAGAAGAAGAACTACGGCAAGACGTACATGGGCGTCATCCGCTCCACGATCGTCGTGGACGAGGAGGGCAAGGTCGAGCGGGCGCTCTACAACGTCCGGGCCACGGGCCATGTCGCGAAGATCATCAAGGATCTGGGGATCTGA
- a CDS encoding DUF3618 domain-containing protein, with amino-acid sequence MGTGHGKKRPRPRRQRVSDTSSTPDTRTPAQIEADIKRRRETLAETLDEIGVRVHPKTIVGDAKARVASSVDHTLGRAYVGVNRVVGDVKGQFVTEEGAPRLERIVPVALVLVGVVGLLTLGSRRRKG; translated from the coding sequence ATGGGAACAGGCCACGGGAAGAAACGACCACGACCACGGAGGCAGCGCGTGTCGGACACGTCGAGCACGCCGGACACCAGGACTCCGGCGCAGATCGAGGCGGACATCAAGCGCCGTCGCGAAACCCTCGCCGAGACGCTCGACGAGATCGGTGTGCGGGTGCATCCGAAAACGATCGTCGGGGATGCCAAGGCGAGGGTGGCGTCGAGCGTCGACCACACGCTGGGGCGTGCCTATGTCGGCGTGAACCGCGTCGTCGGTGATGTGAAGGGGCAGTTCGTCACGGAGGAGGGTGCGCCGCGGTTGGAGCGCATCGTGCCCGTGGCGCTCGTGCTGGTGGGTGTCGTCGGGCTGCTCACGCTGGGCTCCAGGCGCCGTAAGGGCTGA